Proteins from a single region of Dysosmobacter acutus:
- a CDS encoding helix-turn-helix transcriptional regulator: MRHVLEKLKLANRSMKHKLVIYMAAMGLLLAAVLLVSLQIFGRINTPGEELSKSMSIQMEVFRSDMASLWRNVSGMSTHLSKDMTDILEDTLSEQGMTFSELDGNLDAISQVEEALLEPLCQYARQTDCSEAFVILEAAIGVSSGEADRSGLYVQRSNAEHLTGDLLLYRGMAEIGKAHGVMPHRKWSREFNTETLPDYRERLADAATPVSSASCRTTALITLPGTSERAVLLTVPMVGEDGTVYGLCGFGVNQTYFAAHHKQPTGFQSVACLMASEGSVSDTLDGSGCLMAGGAGDYCFVPNNGTLALTSLRHGLTAMKCGDLSYVGMTMDFTAADGDSESRTLAVLIPSQDYRQLVVHSVWQTALLLFLLLFALCLACIVVSRRYLSPLLRDLRQLTEENRGNGQMSYSEFAAVSGSLRAQDEAHQETVSALESEKDAALRQSEFLQAQVEETQSQLETVQTDASRMAHAQKDDIDPEVYRIFVTGLDKLTSTERKIYEGYVAGMGPQEMSVQFSVKVSTIYSHTKSILRKTGLDSYRKVQQYAAILRQTQEEQENET, encoded by the coding sequence ATGCGCCATGTACTGGAAAAACTGAAACTGGCCAACCGCTCCATGAAGCACAAGCTGGTGATCTACATGGCGGCGATGGGCCTTCTTCTGGCTGCGGTGCTGCTGGTCAGCCTGCAAATTTTCGGGCGGATCAATACTCCCGGCGAGGAACTGTCTAAAAGCATGAGCATCCAGATGGAGGTGTTCCGTTCGGACATGGCCTCCCTCTGGCGGAATGTCTCCGGCATGAGTACCCATCTGTCCAAGGATATGACGGACATTCTGGAGGACACGCTGTCGGAACAGGGCATGACCTTTTCGGAGCTGGACGGAAATCTGGACGCCATCTCTCAGGTGGAGGAAGCATTGCTGGAGCCGCTGTGTCAGTACGCCCGTCAGACGGACTGCTCCGAAGCCTTTGTCATTCTGGAAGCCGCCATCGGCGTGAGCAGCGGCGAAGCCGACCGCAGCGGACTGTATGTCCAGCGGAGCAATGCCGAGCATCTGACCGGGGATCTGCTGCTCTACCGGGGCATGGCGGAGATCGGGAAGGCCCACGGCGTCATGCCCCACCGAAAATGGAGCCGGGAGTTCAACACAGAGACTTTGCCGGATTACCGGGAACGCCTTGCGGATGCAGCCACGCCGGTTTCTTCCGCCTCCTGCCGCACCACGGCGCTGATCACACTCCCCGGCACCTCAGAGCGGGCCGTGCTGCTGACCGTTCCCATGGTCGGGGAGGACGGCACGGTATACGGTCTGTGCGGCTTTGGGGTCAATCAGACTTATTTTGCCGCCCATCATAAGCAGCCCACCGGCTTTCAGAGCGTTGCCTGCCTCATGGCCTCAGAGGGCAGCGTGTCCGACACGCTGGATGGCAGTGGATGCCTGATGGCCGGCGGTGCGGGAGACTACTGCTTCGTGCCGAACAATGGCACCCTCGCACTTACCTCCCTGCGTCACGGACTGACAGCCATGAAATGCGGGGACCTCTCCTATGTGGGCATGACCATGGACTTTACCGCCGCGGACGGAGACAGCGAAAGCAGGACATTGGCGGTGCTGATCCCCTCGCAGGATTACCGACAGCTTGTGGTACACAGCGTCTGGCAGACCGCCTTGCTGCTGTTCCTGCTGCTCTTCGCCCTGTGTCTTGCCTGCATTGTTGTCAGCCGCAGATACCTCTCTCCATTGCTGCGGGATCTCCGGCAGCTTACGGAGGAAAACCGGGGCAACGGGCAGATGAGCTACAGCGAATTTGCCGCCGTATCCGGTTCTCTGCGGGCGCAGGATGAAGCGCATCAAGAAACTGTTTCCGCGCTGGAGAGTGAGAAGGATGCGGCCCTGCGGCAAAGTGAATTTCTTCAGGCGCAGGTCGAGGAAACGCAAAGTCAGTTGGAAACCGTACAGACGGACGCATCCCGGATGGCTCACGCGCAGAAGGACGACATCGACCCGGAGGTGTACCGGATCTTTGTGACCGGGCTGGATAAGCTGACGAGTACGGAGCGCAAGATTTATGAGGGCTATGTTGCCGGCATGGGGCCACAGGAGATGAGCGTTCAATTCTCTGTTAAGGTGAGCACCATTTACAGCCACACCAAGAGCATTCTCCGAAAGACGGGGCTTGATTCCTACCGAAAGGTACAGCAATATGCCGCGATCCTGCGTCAGACGCAGGAGGAACAGGAGAACGAAACATAA
- a CDS encoding C40 family peptidase — translation MRDLKIRPGMDTPKAKLKNPTPKDAESILKKHMDNRQREKEPESRDPVRYATDRVEKTMRRGAFGAADTSRRMIKRYQKQKRQGRNSASENRTAAETLETMDGVTPTERGLPDTLQSHAARNKVGNQTVPPQNRGGTKSANAAPQERGRQKAIQDAKAAYRRNLAEKRTAERNIVPPPSDRGGTTTPPHKSNQGASVKGGPAPKSGQAMTKAARTMRVRPTDHVAPNNEIITHRAKAAAQRKAQQTMLQTSAKNGGRWAKKMGGAMVQAAQTIRRGIASAASSIVAAGGGTVVLVLLLTVILVAAIVASPFGILFSNESREAGVVPLSAAVAQVNYEYNERLEELQTADSYDSISVTGQSADWVEVLAVFAVKVAGSNDADAADVATMDADRIARLKAVFWDMTTIAHRIEVIHHPGSGDDDGWTERNLYITITAKTAEEMKAVHHFNRNQIAALEELLEQRDLLRELIEDVYSVSGDTAALLRDLPEDLLPEREAVVRTACSLVGKVNYFWGGKSLVIGWDARWGELRQVTAAGSSTTGTYRPYGTDCSGFVDWVFYNATGGGYIIGHGGGATAQHSYCTDISWTDAQPGDLVFYPDNSHVGIVGGRDANGELLIIHCASGYNNVVVTGLEGFTSIGRPQYYAEAGRS, via the coding sequence ATGCGGGACTTGAAGATCAGACCCGGCATGGACACGCCCAAGGCAAAGCTGAAGAACCCCACACCCAAGGACGCAGAATCCATTCTGAAAAAGCACATGGACAATCGGCAGCGGGAAAAGGAGCCGGAAAGCCGCGATCCCGTGCGTTACGCCACCGACCGCGTGGAGAAAACTATGCGCCGTGGCGCATTTGGGGCGGCAGATACCTCGCGGCGTATGATAAAGCGCTATCAGAAGCAGAAACGGCAAGGTAGGAATAGTGCGTCGGAAAACCGTACTGCGGCAGAAACGCTCGAAACCATGGACGGTGTGACGCCAACAGAAAGGGGCCTGCCCGATACGCTGCAATCACACGCCGCACGAAACAAAGTCGGAAATCAGACCGTACCTCCGCAAAATCGCGGAGGTACAAAAAGCGCAAATGCCGCCCCGCAGGAGCGTGGGCGGCAGAAAGCCATACAGGACGCAAAAGCCGCCTATCGGCGGAACCTTGCCGAGAAAAGAACAGCAGAGCGGAACATTGTACCTCCACCGTCCGACCGTGGAGGTACAACGACCCCTCCGCATAAAAGCAATCAGGGCGCATCGGTCAAGGGCGGTCCTGCCCCAAAGAGCGGACAGGCCATGACCAAGGCTGCGCGCACCATGCGCGTTCGACCAACTGACCACGTAGCGCCGAACAATGAAATCATCACGCACCGCGCCAAGGCTGCGGCACAGCGCAAGGCACAGCAGACAATGCTCCAGACATCCGCAAAGAACGGAGGCAGGTGGGCAAAAAAGATGGGCGGCGCAATGGTGCAGGCGGCACAGACGATTAGGCGAGGTATTGCTTCTGCCGCAAGCTCCATCGTGGCGGCGGGCGGCGGTACGGTGGTGCTGGTGCTGCTCCTGACGGTGATCCTCGTGGCGGCAATCGTGGCATCACCCTTCGGCATCCTTTTTTCCAACGAGAGCCGGGAGGCAGGCGTTGTGCCGCTCTCCGCTGCGGTGGCGCAGGTCAATTATGAGTATAACGAGCGGTTGGAGGAATTGCAAACAGCGGACAGCTACGACTCCATCTCCGTGACCGGGCAGTCTGCTGATTGGGTGGAGGTGTTGGCGGTGTTCGCAGTGAAGGTGGCGGGCAGTAACGATGCGGACGCCGCGGACGTGGCCACCATGGATGCCGACCGCATTGCCCGCCTGAAAGCAGTCTTTTGGGACATGACCACCATTGCACACCGCATCGAGGTCATTCACCATCCCGGCAGTGGCGATGATGATGGATGGACGGAGCGAAATCTCTATATCACCATCACCGCAAAAACGGCAGAAGAAATGAAAGCAGTTCACCATTTCAACCGCAATCAAATTGCGGCGCTGGAGGAGCTGCTGGAGCAGCGGGATCTCCTGCGGGAGCTGATTGAGGATGTGTACTCCGTCAGCGGGGATACGGCGGCGCTGCTCCGCGATCTGCCGGAAGACCTATTGCCGGAGCGCGAGGCGGTGGTACGCACCGCCTGTTCTCTTGTCGGCAAGGTGAATTATTTTTGGGGAGGAAAATCCCTCGTAATCGGCTGGGACGCCCGCTGGGGCGAGCTGCGGCAGGTCACTGCGGCAGGCAGCTCCACCACGGGGACCTACCGTCCCTACGGGACGGATTGCAGTGGATTCGTCGATTGGGTGTTCTACAATGCCACGGGTGGCGGCTACATTATCGGTCATGGCGGAGGAGCCACCGCACAGCACAGCTATTGCACCGATATTTCATGGACGGACGCACAGCCCGGTGACTTGGTGTTCTACCCGGATAATTCCCATGTGGGTATTGTTGGCGGCAGGGACGCAAACGGAGAATTGCTCATCATCCACTGCGCCAGCGGCTACAACAATGTGGTCGTGACTGGGCTGGAGGGCTTTACCTCTATCGGACGACCGCAATACTACGCCGAAGCAGGCCGCAGTTGA
- a CDS encoding extracellular solute-binding protein has product MKLRFFAALLAVMMIFPLAGCEKSLLNKNDPVTLAFWHVYGEQSGSPMDELVDEFNRTVGAEKGVRVTVTGTSSASQIGAFLLQAQAGGSELPEMPDVFTCHIGDALSLGAENLLDWNDLFTEKEREEFVSGFLDDGTADGKLLVFPMSKSTHVLMLNGSAFDRFSAATGTQYSDLATWEGFYQTAGAFYDYSGGKTFCAMDYPIRAVELRAMEQGAEDFYTEDGWYDTDNAIFKESWLEFARALVQGHIQMSDLYSNTQVMTGETISGIGSSAAILYYNDKVSYLDGTVEPMNLQVLPMPKTNGTDALMTQAGVGLCAYKTDEQRAEAASLFVHWLTEPERNLDFVAKTGYMPVRNGAFDAVEDYADFPEPQQAYQNLYAALNTMRQEYTPVSEPRFSGYYGKVSALYDALREAQKDYPARLANGENMDDLANETWTLLCSMG; this is encoded by the coding sequence ATGAAATTGAGATTTTTTGCCGCACTGCTGGCGGTTATGATGATTTTCCCCCTCGCAGGCTGCGAGAAGTCACTGCTGAACAAGAATGACCCCGTGACGCTGGCCTTCTGGCATGTCTACGGCGAGCAGTCCGGCTCTCCCATGGACGAGCTTGTGGACGAGTTCAACCGGACGGTGGGCGCGGAAAAGGGCGTGCGGGTGACCGTCACCGGCACCAGCAGTGCCTCCCAGATCGGCGCGTTTCTGCTGCAGGCGCAGGCGGGCGGCTCCGAGCTTCCGGAGATGCCGGATGTGTTCACCTGCCACATTGGGGACGCGCTGTCGCTGGGGGCGGAGAATCTGCTGGACTGGAACGACCTCTTTACCGAGAAGGAGCGTGAGGAGTTCGTCTCCGGCTTTCTGGACGACGGCACGGCGGACGGCAAGCTGCTGGTATTCCCCATGTCCAAATCCACCCATGTGCTGATGCTCAACGGCTCCGCCTTTGACCGCTTCTCTGCCGCCACCGGCACGCAGTACAGCGACCTTGCCACATGGGAGGGCTTTTATCAGACTGCCGGCGCTTTCTATGACTACAGCGGCGGCAAGACCTTCTGCGCCATGGACTATCCCATCCGCGCCGTGGAGCTGCGGGCCATGGAACAGGGTGCGGAGGACTTCTATACCGAGGACGGCTGGTACGACACGGACAACGCCATTTTTAAGGAGAGCTGGCTGGAATTTGCCCGCGCGCTGGTACAGGGGCATATCCAGATGTCCGACCTCTATTCCAACACCCAGGTCATGACCGGCGAAACCATCTCCGGCATCGGCTCGTCCGCCGCCATTCTCTACTATAATGATAAGGTAAGCTATCTCGACGGCACAGTGGAGCCGATGAATCTGCAAGTCTTACCCATGCCGAAAACCAACGGCACCGATGCGCTGATGACCCAGGCGGGGGTGGGCCTTTGCGCTTATAAGACCGATGAACAGCGGGCGGAGGCCGCAAGCCTGTTTGTCCACTGGCTGACGGAGCCGGAGCGGAACCTTGATTTTGTGGCCAAAACCGGCTATATGCCTGTGCGGAACGGCGCATTCGACGCGGTGGAGGACTATGCGGATTTTCCTGAGCCGCAGCAGGCATACCAGAATCTCTACGCCGCGCTGAACACCATGCGGCAGGAATATACGCCGGTATCTGAGCCGCGCTTTTCCGGCTATTACGGTAAGGTCAGCGCCCTTTACGACGCGCTGCGGGAGGCACAGAAGGACTATCCCGCCCGCCTTGCAAATGGCGAGAATATGGATGATCTTGCCAACGAGACATGGACGCTGCTCTGCTCCATGGGCTGA
- a CDS encoding double zinc ribbon domain-containing protein produces MTDYDLRTERALRRVVLLEYGFGPETLRGRKVCPVCGKANSAGQTDCADCGAALPENTLYDFYRSRHRCCPGCGVAVTNVARYCPECGTRLPKAGVTRRKGAAV; encoded by the coding sequence ATGACAGATTATGACCTGAGAACCGAACGAGCCCTGCGCCGGGTGGTGCTGCTGGAATATGGCTTCGGGCCGGAGACATTGCGGGGACGCAAGGTCTGCCCGGTCTGCGGCAAGGCCAACAGCGCTGGTCAGACGGACTGCGCCGACTGCGGCGCTGCCCTGCCGGAGAATACACTCTATGACTTTTACCGTTCCCGCCACCGCTGCTGCCCCGGCTGCGGCGTGGCCGTCACCAATGTGGCGCGGTACTGCCCCGAATGCGGGACGCGCTTGCCGAAGGCAGGCGTGACACGGAGAAAGGGGGCGGCGGTTTGA
- a CDS encoding S-layer homology domain-containing protein has translation MTANGNGTVYGIYADEGVTISAPLDVRVGKVDPSKNGPLYGIYTKSGAISLSGNDMTVTATDAKENVYGVYNAATPSAIAGNGNIGISGKLTVNLSNGSYNRGISSQGGVITLDGATVKIPGSYYYGIFNNNGNVVIKSSPDVDISSDISNNRGISTENGGNLNIEDSTVKVSANGVVAELKGNVSIKDSTVELTLTSNDYQVIRTGNSSTANEINLSGSGTVTLTALGNQSNSMIGGKVTLGPNTKCVKGTYYGSYQNYSGDYDAASGKTVLQFVHDAAASTPTATVDTVTIDGTTGTAIADKDVVITLTNDKFYTIAADTDVKGWFTNLPAGLEAKIKTDVSANATTATVVISGTPSATSSAALVIKIPAASLVNNADLTVTSNPNAKYNITAPATLIDVPTANPGLVYDGTEKTGVNAGTGYALGGTYEATDVGAMNYTATATLETGYEWDDGTTDVKTITWNIGKRTPTVTDFNFVAPTDLIYDGNDKTASVTLKSPLTKSGAITVKYEKDSASVTETKNVGTYTVKIDVAAGDNFNAGSDLTDTAWTFAITPANQSAPTGLGVEAPTTSSGKGKITGTTDKMEYSTDNSFTSPAGTTCTDTATEVAPGTYYVRFKADANHNAGTVSAALVVPAYGATPYSITVNNDGNGNASADKTSAVAGETVTLTATPSTGYVFDKWVDKTPTSLTIVTGGTFTMPSGNVIVKATFKPAALTGPVNITGTEKFGQTLTADTTGITNNTGTLIYKWYRGSDEIIGATGSTYTLRAEDINKTITVKVSSDVQTGEITSSATGIIKKADGPAAPAAFTLTFTPNADGTTFTATIPTVTGGEYSFDGATYSTANTKTDCAANTSCTGYARIAETSTHKASAPTSSTQTSPKLTVATPTFTPNGVSSFTGMQSVTISCATVGATIHYTKDGTDPTASSPVYSTPLSLTSTTTVKAIAVMTDMNDSAIATATFTKSSGGGGGGGGSYTPSYTVSVDKTENGTITVSPKSASKGDAVTITVKPDKGYELDTLKVLDKNGDKVKLTEKNGKYTFTMPTGKVTVKGSFVEEAPVQIFKDVPVDAYYYEAVKWAAEKGITGGIGNGLFAPNQPCTRAQIVTFLWRAAGSPAPKNTGIAFGDVKPGSFYEQAVAWAVENGITGGTGDGKFSPDATCTRAQSVTFLYRAAGSPKVSSSAEFGDVATNAYYADAVAWAAKNGITGGIGGGLFGSGSDCTRAQIVTFLYRNYQSK, from the coding sequence GTGACTGCGAATGGTAATGGTACTGTCTATGGCATTTATGCAGATGAGGGCGTCACAATCTCCGCACCGCTGGATGTGCGGGTCGGGAAAGTGGATCCATCGAAGAACGGTCCGTTATACGGCATTTATACGAAGAGCGGTGCGATCTCTCTGTCCGGCAACGATATGACCGTTACCGCAACAGACGCAAAGGAGAATGTCTACGGTGTTTACAATGCTGCGACCCCATCTGCAATTGCAGGCAACGGCAACATCGGCATCAGCGGGAAGCTGACCGTGAACCTGAGCAACGGTAGCTACAATAGAGGTATTAGCTCGCAAGGCGGCGTCATCACGCTGGATGGTGCAACAGTGAAGATCCCCGGCAGTTATTATTACGGCATCTTCAATAACAACGGAAATGTTGTCATCAAGAGCAGCCCTGATGTGGACATCTCGTCCGATATTTCAAACAACAGAGGTATCAGTACAGAAAATGGCGGAAATCTGAACATTGAGGACAGCACCGTCAAGGTAAGCGCAAATGGTGTTGTGGCAGAGCTCAAAGGAAATGTGTCGATCAAGGATTCAACGGTCGAGCTAACATTAACCTCTAACGATTACCAAGTTATTAGGACAGGTAACAGCAGCACGGCGAATGAGATTAACCTTTCCGGCAGCGGCACGGTGACGCTCACCGCATTGGGCAATCAATCGAACTCCATGATCGGCGGCAAGGTGACTCTCGGCCCCAACACGAAATGCGTAAAGGGCACCTACTATGGTTCCTATCAAAACTATAGCGGCGATTACGACGCAGCCAGCGGCAAAACCGTCCTCCAGTTCGTGCATGATGCTGCCGCGTCCACGCCCACGGCGACCGTGGACACTGTGACCATCGACGGCACGACCGGCACGGCGATTGCCGACAAAGATGTGGTTATCACGCTGACGAACGACAAGTTCTATACCATCGCGGCAGACACCGATGTCAAGGGCTGGTTTACCAACCTGCCTGCCGGTCTTGAAGCCAAGATCAAGACGGATGTAAGTGCAAATGCGACCACCGCGACCGTCGTGATCAGCGGCACTCCCTCGGCAACCAGCTCCGCGGCGCTTGTCATTAAGATCCCCGCGGCAAGCCTTGTGAACAACGCTGACTTAACCGTGACGAGCAACCCCAACGCGAAGTACAATATCACAGCCCCGGCTACTCTTATCGACGTTCCCACCGCCAATCCTGGCCTTGTCTATGACGGCACGGAAAAGACCGGCGTGAACGCCGGCACGGGCTACGCCCTCGGCGGCACCTACGAGGCGACCGATGTGGGCGCTATGAACTATACTGCTACCGCGACGCTGGAGACTGGCTATGAGTGGGATGATGGCACCACCGATGTCAAGACGATCACATGGAACATCGGCAAGAGAACGCCGACTGTCACAGACTTCAACTTTGTCGCACCGACCGATTTGATCTACGACGGCAACGATAAGACGGCCAGCGTCACCCTCAAGAGTCCCCTTACGAAGTCCGGCGCGATCACCGTCAAGTATGAAAAGGACAGCGCTTCCGTGACCGAAACCAAGAATGTCGGAACTTATACCGTCAAAATTGATGTTGCAGCCGGAGACAACTTCAACGCAGGCTCTGATCTGACTGATACTGCATGGACATTCGCCATCACTCCGGCTAATCAGAGTGCGCCTACCGGTCTCGGCGTGGAGGCTCCCACCACCAGCAGTGGAAAGGGCAAGATCACCGGCACCACCGACAAGATGGAGTACAGTACCGACAATAGCTTTACTTCTCCTGCTGGTACGACCTGCACGGATACGGCAACCGAGGTTGCCCCCGGCACCTACTATGTGCGCTTCAAGGCAGATGCCAACCACAATGCGGGCACCGTGTCCGCCGCGTTGGTCGTTCCTGCTTACGGCGCGACACCGTACAGCATTACTGTAAACAATGATGGAAACGGCAATGCCAGCGCCGACAAGACCTCTGCTGTGGCGGGCGAGACCGTCACCCTAACGGCCACCCCCAGCACCGGCTATGTCTTTGATAAATGGGTTGACAAGACTCCCACCAGCTTGACCATTGTTACGGGCGGCACATTTACCATGCCCAGTGGGAATGTGATCGTCAAGGCAACCTTCAAGCCCGCTGCCCTCACCGGCCCGGTGAACATTACCGGCACAGAGAAGTTTGGTCAGACGTTGACAGCGGATACCACTGGCATCACCAATAATACCGGCACTCTGATCTACAAGTGGTATCGCGGTTCCGATGAAATCATCGGTGCGACTGGCAGCACCTACACGCTGCGTGCAGAGGACATCAATAAGACCATCACCGTGAAGGTTTCCAGCGATGTTCAGACCGGCGAGATCACCAGCTCGGCGACGGGGATCATCAAGAAGGCGGACGGCCCTGCGGCTCCTGCTGCGTTCACTCTCACCTTTACGCCCAACGCCGATGGCACGACCTTTACGGCGACCATCCCCACCGTGACAGGCGGTGAATACAGCTTCGATGGCGCGACCTATTCCACGGCCAACACCAAGACGGATTGCGCCGCGAATACAAGCTGCACCGGCTATGCGAGGATCGCAGAGACTTCCACTCACAAGGCCAGCGCACCGACCAGCAGTACGCAGACCTCCCCGAAGCTGACCGTTGCCACCCCGACCTTTACGCCCAACGGTGTGAGCAGCTTCACCGGCATGCAGAGCGTCACCATCTCCTGCGCTACGGTAGGCGCAACGATCCACTACACCAAGGACGGCACAGACCCGACGGCCTCCAGCCCCGTTTACAGCACTCCGCTCTCTCTGACCTCCACCACGACGGTCAAGGCTATCGCGGTCATGACAGACATGAATGACAGCGCAATCGCAACGGCTACCTTCACCAAGTCTTCCGGCGGTGGCGGTGGCGGCGGTGGCTCCTACACCCCCAGCTACACCGTTTCCGTGGATAAGACCGAGAACGGCACCATCACCGTTTCTCCCAAGTCTGCCTCCAAGGGCGATGCCGTGACCATCACCGTGAAGCCCGACAAGGGCTACGAGCTGGACACGCTCAAGGTTCTGGATAAGAACGGCGATAAGGTGAAGCTCACCGAGAAGAACGGCAAGTACACCTTCACCATGCCTACGGGCAAGGTCACGGTCAAGGGCAGCTTCGTTGAAGAGGCTCCGGTGCAGATTTTCAAGGATGTTCCCGTGGACGCTTACTACTATGAAGCGGTCAAGTGGGCGGCAGAAAAGGGCATCACGGGCGGCATCGGCAACGGCCTGTTCGCTCCCAACCAGCCCTGCACCCGCGCGCAGATCGTCACCTTCCTGTGGCGCGCGGCGGGCAGCCCCGCACCCAAGAACACCGGCATCGCCTTTGGCGATGTGAAGCCCGGTAGCTTCTATGAGCAGGCCGTGGCGTGGGCCGTGGAGAACGGCATCACCGGCGGCACCGGCGACGGCAAGTTCAGCCCTGACGCCACCTGCACCCGCGCACAGAGCGTGACCTTCCTGTACCGCGCGGCGGGCAGCCCCAAGGTCAGCAGCAGCGCTGAGTTCGGTGATGTGGCGACCAATGCCTATTACGCCGACGCGGTGGCATGGGCCGCCAAGAACGGCATCACCGGCGGCATCGGCGGCGGACTGTTCGGCTCCGGCAGCGACTGCACGAGAGCCCAGATCGTCACCTTCCTCTATCGTAACTATCAGAGCAAGTAA
- a CDS encoding HU family DNA-binding protein yields the protein MNKTELIATMAEASGLTKKDCEAALAAFTGAVETAMKGGDKVQMVGFGSFEVKERPARVGRNPRTGESMTYPACKVPVFKPGKALKDAIK from the coding sequence ATGAACAAAACGGAACTGATCGCAACCATGGCAGAAGCCAGCGGCCTGACGAAGAAGGACTGCGAGGCGGCCCTCGCAGCCTTTACCGGCGCGGTGGAGACTGCCATGAAGGGCGGAGACAAGGTGCAGATGGTGGGCTTTGGCAGCTTCGAGGTCAAGGAGCGCCCTGCCCGCGTGGGCCGCAACCCCCGTACCGGCGAGTCCATGACCTACCCCGCCTGCAAGGTGCCGGTTTTCAAGCCCGGCAAGGCCCTCAAAGACGCTATCAAGTAA